A single Salmo trutta chromosome 14, fSalTru1.1, whole genome shotgun sequence DNA region contains:
- the LOC115207575 gene encoding uncharacterized protein LOC115207575 isoform X2 encodes MHRAPEISEVLLDYRISGRGPGTQDMEVDGEVLKPTNDALLEREERIEVGDNGMERTSEVLSPLEALAPSDSLDIQDHATSGPVMTDHGHTEKIPGGVALEPPIDWFEPLEDDNYEDDTQGLDMGLAVGERHLNSRGDAEEESVAGSERSGSVAGSERNIKNNNLRKKRVKTEEGWEDWPALGEGWKRKAVVRRSGSSVGQSDVYYMSPSNERVRSRVELSKVLADTLDMTMFDYKAGVFRGAGQPKTVRLRKNIQKDHTTSADCGFSSESSSMGTPSRDSHLQHITPPRPNTSLTQISSASVAHDVEGMKHSATKLPWSPVSALSVSINGNAGSEPSFCVCTICDNSYTGFEYERQMKNPCCPKCRGKNPVYQRFRKWIPCGNCKACLTTEDCGSCANCKKALNPDSRKPVSCRKRKCLCPIRKNKPEGPQKLDPHPMTNFKIDSGELQNSTPQYSDPEDFSVNVDIDDDDEEFDGDDADYEAWIRKRKRRSCGKCEACNSRIDCGTCDFCIDKPKFGGSNKKRQKCRLRQCQKQAMRHLLPFQLGQTDFGSEEGWVQLGRPRPHFTYSRKTTPKKSKTPQREVDLEFTDDIDEPLQEEDDHSMETAHWRPMLPSSSIPQDENFRNQLPTVQVHKETMEIVKKNALMERVPHILNHLSSPAYCTLFKPADPPVQYGGPPGENMSLAAPDGQSGMNGGRLSVEKDVEAPSGEPEVEEVTPMITQIFSLADSAGTSGIDQDHELLKLLESLRSSALPTLWFAIMVEGPMLQLLQCSKLSHMVDTTVQIDLGFCYQICVQGQQLLLTHPLYEAHPSGLTSVPQVVNLLLDLEKYNVCQGVPTKEQPFSQAPIIIERASTCDFLVLKETEHCPKCKALSCSY; translated from the exons ATGCATAGAGCCCCAGAAATTAGTGAAGTACTGCTGGATTACCGAATTTCAGGGAGAGGGCCAGGGACTCAAGACATGGAGGTCGACGGAGAGGTACTCAAACCTACAAATGATGCACTTctagaaagggaggagaggattgAGGTTGGGGACAATGGGATGGAGAGGACCTCTGAGGTCCTATCGCCACTGGAGGCCCTGGCTCCCTCGGACAGTCTTGACATTCAGGATCATGCCACCTCAGGTCCTGTGATGACAGACCATGGCCATACAGAGAAGATCCCAGGGGGAGTTGCTTTAGAGCCCCCTATAGACTGGTTTGAACCCCTGGAGGATGACAATTATGAAGATGACACACAGGGCTTGGACATGGGCCTTGCTGTGGGGGAGCGACACCTGAATAGCAGAGGGGATGCTGAAGAGGAGAGTGTTGCAGGGAGCGAAAGGAGCGGAAGCGTGGCAGGCAGTGAGAGGAACATCAAGAACAACAACCT GCGGAAGAAAAGAGTGAAAACTGAAGAGGGCTGGGAGGACTGGCCGGCACTTGGAGAGGGGTGGAAGCGCAAGGCGGTTGTTCGTCGCTCGGGTTCTAGTGTTGGCCAGAGTGACGTTTATTACATGAG TCCGAGTAATGAGCGTGTGAGAAGTAGGGTTGAGCTTTCCAAAGTCCTGGCAGATACTCTGGACATGACAATGTTTGATTACAAAGCAGGGGTGTTCAGGGGTGCTGGACAACCCAAGACAGTGCGCCTGAGAAAG AACATACAGAAGGATCATACTACCTCAGCGGACTGTGGCTTTTCCTCAGagtccagctccatgggcacGCCAAGCCGAGACTCACACCTCCAACATATCACTCCCCCAAGACCAAACACCTCTCTCACACAGATAAGTTCAGCCTCTGTCGCTCATGATGTGGAAGGTATGAAGCACAGTGCAACTAAACTGCCCTGGAGCCCTGTGTCAGCACTTTCAGTCTCCATCAATGGGAATGCTGGTTCAGAGCCCTCCTTTTG CGTCTGTACCATTTGTGATAATTCATACACAGGCTTTGAATATGAAAGACAGATGAAGAATCCCTGTTGCCCCAAATGCAGGG GCAAGAATCCAGTTTATCAAAGATTCAGGAAG TGGATTCCTTGTGGTAACTGTAAGGCTTGCCTTACCACAGAGGATTGTGGGAGCTGTGCTAACTGCAAAAAAGCGCTGAACCCTGACTCCAGAAAACCTGTCAGCTGTCGGAAACGCAAATGTTTATGTCCGATCCGCAAG aACAAACCCGAAGGTCCCCAAAAGTTGGATCCCCATCCCATGACGAATTTCAAG ATTGACAGTGGAGAATTGCAG AACTCCACTCCTCAATACAGTGACCCCGAAGACTTCTCTGTGAATGTCGATATAGATGATGACGATGAAGAGTTTGATGGTGATGATGCTGACTATGAG GCTTGGATAAGGAAACGTAAGCGACGCTCCTGTGGGAAGTGTGAAGCTTGTAATAGTAGGATAGACTGTGGCACTTGTGATTTCTGCATAGACAAACCGAAGTTTGGAGGCAGCAATAAGAAGAGACAGAAGTGCCGTCTGCGGCAGTGCCAGAAACAGGCCATG AGACACTTGTTGCCCTTTCAGTTGGGTCAGACTGATTTTGGGTCCGAAGAGGGGTGGGTGCAGCTTGGCAGGCCTAGACCTCACTTTACATACAGTCGCAAGACTACCCCAAAGAAAAGTAAAACACCGCAGCGGGAAGTGGACCTGGAGTTCACTGATGATATAGACGAGCCTTTGCAGGAAGAAGATGACCACTCCATGGAAACA GCACATTGGCGCCCTATGCTTCCCAGCAGTAGCATACCCCAGGATGAGAACTTCAGAAACCAGCTACCGACAGTCCAG GTGCATAAAGAGACGATGGAAATTGTCAAAAAGAATGCGCTTATGGAGCGTGTCCCGCATATCCTCAACCATTTAAGTTCTCCAGCA TATTGCACACTGTTCAAACCGGCGGATCCCCCAGTGCAATATGGGGGACCCCCAGGTGAGAATATGTCCTTGGCAGCTCCGGATGGACAGAGTGGAATGAACGGAGGAAGGCTAAGTGTGGAGAAGGATGTAGAAGCGCCGTCTGGAGAGCCTGAAGTAGAGGAAGTCACACCTATG ATCACTCAGATCTTCAGTTTGGCTGACAGTGCAGGAACAAGTGGGATCGACCAGGACCATGAGCTGCTAAAGCTACTGGAGTCCCTGCGCAGCTCTGCGCTCCCCACACTCTGGTTTGCCATAATGGTGGAGGGTCCGATGCTACAGCTACTGCAGTGCTCCAAGCTCTCCCACATGGTGGACACAACTGTCCAGATTGACCTAGGCTTCTGCTATCAGATCTGTGTACAGGGCCAGCAGCTGCTCCTCACCCACCCGCTGTATGAAGCTCACCCATCCGGCCTGACCTCTGTGCCCCAGGTTGTGAACCTGCTGCTAGATCTGGAGAAGTACAATGTGTGCCAGGGGGTCCCGACCAAGGAGCAGCCATTCAGCCAGGCTCCAATCATCATTGAGCGGGCATCGACCTGTGACTTTCTGGTACTTAAAGAAACAGAGCACTGTCCGAAGTGTAAGGCCTTATCCTGTAGCTATTAA
- the LOC115207575 gene encoding uncharacterized protein LOC115207575 isoform X1, protein MHRAPEISEVLLDYRISGRGPGTQDMEVDGEVLKPTNDALLEREERIEVGDNGMERTSEVLSPLEALAPSDSLDIQDHATSGPVMTDHGHTEKIPGGVALEPPIDWFEPLEDDNYEDDTQGLDMGLAVGERHLNSRGDAEEESVAGSERSGSVAGSERNIKNNNLFSVYRRKKRVKTEEGWEDWPALGEGWKRKAVVRRSGSSVGQSDVYYMSPSNERVRSRVELSKVLADTLDMTMFDYKAGVFRGAGQPKTVRLRKNIQKDHTTSADCGFSSESSSMGTPSRDSHLQHITPPRPNTSLTQISSASVAHDVEGMKHSATKLPWSPVSALSVSINGNAGSEPSFCVCTICDNSYTGFEYERQMKNPCCPKCRGKNPVYQRFRKWIPCGNCKACLTTEDCGSCANCKKALNPDSRKPVSCRKRKCLCPIRKNKPEGPQKLDPHPMTNFKIDSGELQNSTPQYSDPEDFSVNVDIDDDDEEFDGDDADYEAWIRKRKRRSCGKCEACNSRIDCGTCDFCIDKPKFGGSNKKRQKCRLRQCQKQAMRHLLPFQLGQTDFGSEEGWVQLGRPRPHFTYSRKTTPKKSKTPQREVDLEFTDDIDEPLQEEDDHSMETAHWRPMLPSSSIPQDENFRNQLPTVQVHKETMEIVKKNALMERVPHILNHLSSPAYCTLFKPADPPVQYGGPPGENMSLAAPDGQSGMNGGRLSVEKDVEAPSGEPEVEEVTPMITQIFSLADSAGTSGIDQDHELLKLLESLRSSALPTLWFAIMVEGPMLQLLQCSKLSHMVDTTVQIDLGFCYQICVQGQQLLLTHPLYEAHPSGLTSVPQVVNLLLDLEKYNVCQGVPTKEQPFSQAPIIIERASTCDFLVLKETEHCPKCKALSCSY, encoded by the exons ATGCATAGAGCCCCAGAAATTAGTGAAGTACTGCTGGATTACCGAATTTCAGGGAGAGGGCCAGGGACTCAAGACATGGAGGTCGACGGAGAGGTACTCAAACCTACAAATGATGCACTTctagaaagggaggagaggattgAGGTTGGGGACAATGGGATGGAGAGGACCTCTGAGGTCCTATCGCCACTGGAGGCCCTGGCTCCCTCGGACAGTCTTGACATTCAGGATCATGCCACCTCAGGTCCTGTGATGACAGACCATGGCCATACAGAGAAGATCCCAGGGGGAGTTGCTTTAGAGCCCCCTATAGACTGGTTTGAACCCCTGGAGGATGACAATTATGAAGATGACACACAGGGCTTGGACATGGGCCTTGCTGTGGGGGAGCGACACCTGAATAGCAGAGGGGATGCTGAAGAGGAGAGTGTTGCAGGGAGCGAAAGGAGCGGAAGCGTGGCAGGCAGTGAGAGGAACATCAAGAACAACAACCT GTTTTCTGTTTATAGGCGGAAGAAAAGAGTGAAAACTGAAGAGGGCTGGGAGGACTGGCCGGCACTTGGAGAGGGGTGGAAGCGCAAGGCGGTTGTTCGTCGCTCGGGTTCTAGTGTTGGCCAGAGTGACGTTTATTACATGAG TCCGAGTAATGAGCGTGTGAGAAGTAGGGTTGAGCTTTCCAAAGTCCTGGCAGATACTCTGGACATGACAATGTTTGATTACAAAGCAGGGGTGTTCAGGGGTGCTGGACAACCCAAGACAGTGCGCCTGAGAAAG AACATACAGAAGGATCATACTACCTCAGCGGACTGTGGCTTTTCCTCAGagtccagctccatgggcacGCCAAGCCGAGACTCACACCTCCAACATATCACTCCCCCAAGACCAAACACCTCTCTCACACAGATAAGTTCAGCCTCTGTCGCTCATGATGTGGAAGGTATGAAGCACAGTGCAACTAAACTGCCCTGGAGCCCTGTGTCAGCACTTTCAGTCTCCATCAATGGGAATGCTGGTTCAGAGCCCTCCTTTTG CGTCTGTACCATTTGTGATAATTCATACACAGGCTTTGAATATGAAAGACAGATGAAGAATCCCTGTTGCCCCAAATGCAGGG GCAAGAATCCAGTTTATCAAAGATTCAGGAAG TGGATTCCTTGTGGTAACTGTAAGGCTTGCCTTACCACAGAGGATTGTGGGAGCTGTGCTAACTGCAAAAAAGCGCTGAACCCTGACTCCAGAAAACCTGTCAGCTGTCGGAAACGCAAATGTTTATGTCCGATCCGCAAG aACAAACCCGAAGGTCCCCAAAAGTTGGATCCCCATCCCATGACGAATTTCAAG ATTGACAGTGGAGAATTGCAG AACTCCACTCCTCAATACAGTGACCCCGAAGACTTCTCTGTGAATGTCGATATAGATGATGACGATGAAGAGTTTGATGGTGATGATGCTGACTATGAG GCTTGGATAAGGAAACGTAAGCGACGCTCCTGTGGGAAGTGTGAAGCTTGTAATAGTAGGATAGACTGTGGCACTTGTGATTTCTGCATAGACAAACCGAAGTTTGGAGGCAGCAATAAGAAGAGACAGAAGTGCCGTCTGCGGCAGTGCCAGAAACAGGCCATG AGACACTTGTTGCCCTTTCAGTTGGGTCAGACTGATTTTGGGTCCGAAGAGGGGTGGGTGCAGCTTGGCAGGCCTAGACCTCACTTTACATACAGTCGCAAGACTACCCCAAAGAAAAGTAAAACACCGCAGCGGGAAGTGGACCTGGAGTTCACTGATGATATAGACGAGCCTTTGCAGGAAGAAGATGACCACTCCATGGAAACA GCACATTGGCGCCCTATGCTTCCCAGCAGTAGCATACCCCAGGATGAGAACTTCAGAAACCAGCTACCGACAGTCCAG GTGCATAAAGAGACGATGGAAATTGTCAAAAAGAATGCGCTTATGGAGCGTGTCCCGCATATCCTCAACCATTTAAGTTCTCCAGCA TATTGCACACTGTTCAAACCGGCGGATCCCCCAGTGCAATATGGGGGACCCCCAGGTGAGAATATGTCCTTGGCAGCTCCGGATGGACAGAGTGGAATGAACGGAGGAAGGCTAAGTGTGGAGAAGGATGTAGAAGCGCCGTCTGGAGAGCCTGAAGTAGAGGAAGTCACACCTATG ATCACTCAGATCTTCAGTTTGGCTGACAGTGCAGGAACAAGTGGGATCGACCAGGACCATGAGCTGCTAAAGCTACTGGAGTCCCTGCGCAGCTCTGCGCTCCCCACACTCTGGTTTGCCATAATGGTGGAGGGTCCGATGCTACAGCTACTGCAGTGCTCCAAGCTCTCCCACATGGTGGACACAACTGTCCAGATTGACCTAGGCTTCTGCTATCAGATCTGTGTACAGGGCCAGCAGCTGCTCCTCACCCACCCGCTGTATGAAGCTCACCCATCCGGCCTGACCTCTGTGCCCCAGGTTGTGAACCTGCTGCTAGATCTGGAGAAGTACAATGTGTGCCAGGGGGTCCCGACCAAGGAGCAGCCATTCAGCCAGGCTCCAATCATCATTGAGCGGGCATCGACCTGTGACTTTCTGGTACTTAAAGAAACAGAGCACTGTCCGAAGTGTAAGGCCTTATCCTGTAGCTATTAA
- the LOC115207575 gene encoding uncharacterized protein LOC115207575 isoform X3 — translation MHRAPEISEVLLDYRISGRGPGTQDMEVDGEVLKPTNDALLEREERIEVGDNGMERTSEVLSPLEALAPSDSLDIQDHATSGPVMTDHGHTEKIPGGVALEPPIDWFEPLEDDNYEDDTQGLDMGLAVGERHLNSRGDAEEESVAGSERSGSVAGSERNIKNNNLFSVYRRKKRVKTEEGWEDWPALGEGWKRKAVVRRSGSSVGQSDVYYMSPSNERVRSRVELSKVLADTLDMTMFDYKAGVFRGAGQPKTVRLRKNIQKDHTTSADCGFSSESSSMGTPSRDSHLQHITPPRPNTSLTQISSASVAHDVEGMKHSATKLPWSPVSALSVSINGNAGSEPSFCVCTICDNSYTGFEYERQMKNPCCPKCRGKNPVYQRFRKWIPCGNCKACLTTEDCGSCANCKKALNPDSRKPVSCRKRKCLCPIRKNKPEGPQKLDPHPMTNFKIDSGELQNSTPQYSDPEDFSVNVDIDDDDEEFDGDDADYEAWIRKRKRRSCGKCEACNSRIDCGTCDFCIDKPKFGGSNKKRQKCRLRQCQKQAMLGQTDFGSEEGWVQLGRPRPHFTYSRKTTPKKSKTPQREVDLEFTDDIDEPLQEEDDHSMETAHWRPMLPSSSIPQDENFRNQLPTVQVHKETMEIVKKNALMERVPHILNHLSSPAYCTLFKPADPPVQYGGPPGENMSLAAPDGQSGMNGGRLSVEKDVEAPSGEPEVEEVTPMITQIFSLADSAGTSGIDQDHELLKLLESLRSSALPTLWFAIMVEGPMLQLLQCSKLSHMVDTTVQIDLGFCYQICVQGQQLLLTHPLYEAHPSGLTSVPQVVNLLLDLEKYNVCQGVPTKEQPFSQAPIIIERASTCDFLVLKETEHCPKCKALSCSY, via the exons ATGCATAGAGCCCCAGAAATTAGTGAAGTACTGCTGGATTACCGAATTTCAGGGAGAGGGCCAGGGACTCAAGACATGGAGGTCGACGGAGAGGTACTCAAACCTACAAATGATGCACTTctagaaagggaggagaggattgAGGTTGGGGACAATGGGATGGAGAGGACCTCTGAGGTCCTATCGCCACTGGAGGCCCTGGCTCCCTCGGACAGTCTTGACATTCAGGATCATGCCACCTCAGGTCCTGTGATGACAGACCATGGCCATACAGAGAAGATCCCAGGGGGAGTTGCTTTAGAGCCCCCTATAGACTGGTTTGAACCCCTGGAGGATGACAATTATGAAGATGACACACAGGGCTTGGACATGGGCCTTGCTGTGGGGGAGCGACACCTGAATAGCAGAGGGGATGCTGAAGAGGAGAGTGTTGCAGGGAGCGAAAGGAGCGGAAGCGTGGCAGGCAGTGAGAGGAACATCAAGAACAACAACCT GTTTTCTGTTTATAGGCGGAAGAAAAGAGTGAAAACTGAAGAGGGCTGGGAGGACTGGCCGGCACTTGGAGAGGGGTGGAAGCGCAAGGCGGTTGTTCGTCGCTCGGGTTCTAGTGTTGGCCAGAGTGACGTTTATTACATGAG TCCGAGTAATGAGCGTGTGAGAAGTAGGGTTGAGCTTTCCAAAGTCCTGGCAGATACTCTGGACATGACAATGTTTGATTACAAAGCAGGGGTGTTCAGGGGTGCTGGACAACCCAAGACAGTGCGCCTGAGAAAG AACATACAGAAGGATCATACTACCTCAGCGGACTGTGGCTTTTCCTCAGagtccagctccatgggcacGCCAAGCCGAGACTCACACCTCCAACATATCACTCCCCCAAGACCAAACACCTCTCTCACACAGATAAGTTCAGCCTCTGTCGCTCATGATGTGGAAGGTATGAAGCACAGTGCAACTAAACTGCCCTGGAGCCCTGTGTCAGCACTTTCAGTCTCCATCAATGGGAATGCTGGTTCAGAGCCCTCCTTTTG CGTCTGTACCATTTGTGATAATTCATACACAGGCTTTGAATATGAAAGACAGATGAAGAATCCCTGTTGCCCCAAATGCAGGG GCAAGAATCCAGTTTATCAAAGATTCAGGAAG TGGATTCCTTGTGGTAACTGTAAGGCTTGCCTTACCACAGAGGATTGTGGGAGCTGTGCTAACTGCAAAAAAGCGCTGAACCCTGACTCCAGAAAACCTGTCAGCTGTCGGAAACGCAAATGTTTATGTCCGATCCGCAAG aACAAACCCGAAGGTCCCCAAAAGTTGGATCCCCATCCCATGACGAATTTCAAG ATTGACAGTGGAGAATTGCAG AACTCCACTCCTCAATACAGTGACCCCGAAGACTTCTCTGTGAATGTCGATATAGATGATGACGATGAAGAGTTTGATGGTGATGATGCTGACTATGAG GCTTGGATAAGGAAACGTAAGCGACGCTCCTGTGGGAAGTGTGAAGCTTGTAATAGTAGGATAGACTGTGGCACTTGTGATTTCTGCATAGACAAACCGAAGTTTGGAGGCAGCAATAAGAAGAGACAGAAGTGCCGTCTGCGGCAGTGCCAGAAACAGGCCATG TTGGGTCAGACTGATTTTGGGTCCGAAGAGGGGTGGGTGCAGCTTGGCAGGCCTAGACCTCACTTTACATACAGTCGCAAGACTACCCCAAAGAAAAGTAAAACACCGCAGCGGGAAGTGGACCTGGAGTTCACTGATGATATAGACGAGCCTTTGCAGGAAGAAGATGACCACTCCATGGAAACA GCACATTGGCGCCCTATGCTTCCCAGCAGTAGCATACCCCAGGATGAGAACTTCAGAAACCAGCTACCGACAGTCCAG GTGCATAAAGAGACGATGGAAATTGTCAAAAAGAATGCGCTTATGGAGCGTGTCCCGCATATCCTCAACCATTTAAGTTCTCCAGCA TATTGCACACTGTTCAAACCGGCGGATCCCCCAGTGCAATATGGGGGACCCCCAGGTGAGAATATGTCCTTGGCAGCTCCGGATGGACAGAGTGGAATGAACGGAGGAAGGCTAAGTGTGGAGAAGGATGTAGAAGCGCCGTCTGGAGAGCCTGAAGTAGAGGAAGTCACACCTATG ATCACTCAGATCTTCAGTTTGGCTGACAGTGCAGGAACAAGTGGGATCGACCAGGACCATGAGCTGCTAAAGCTACTGGAGTCCCTGCGCAGCTCTGCGCTCCCCACACTCTGGTTTGCCATAATGGTGGAGGGTCCGATGCTACAGCTACTGCAGTGCTCCAAGCTCTCCCACATGGTGGACACAACTGTCCAGATTGACCTAGGCTTCTGCTATCAGATCTGTGTACAGGGCCAGCAGCTGCTCCTCACCCACCCGCTGTATGAAGCTCACCCATCCGGCCTGACCTCTGTGCCCCAGGTTGTGAACCTGCTGCTAGATCTGGAGAAGTACAATGTGTGCCAGGGGGTCCCGACCAAGGAGCAGCCATTCAGCCAGGCTCCAATCATCATTGAGCGGGCATCGACCTGTGACTTTCTGGTACTTAAAGAAACAGAGCACTGTCCGAAGTGTAAGGCCTTATCCTGTAGCTATTAA